From Oncorhynchus clarkii lewisi isolate Uvic-CL-2024 unplaced genomic scaffold, UVic_Ocla_1.0 unplaced_contig_2102_pilon_pilon, whole genome shotgun sequence, the proteins below share one genomic window:
- the LOC139402862 gene encoding C-type lectin domain family 4 member E-like — protein MRRVKTETNRSRPEDSGRRLYRMVAVSFGMLCVLQVTLNISLRLVYNRCFKYSEERDQLQTSYNNLTKERDQLQTERDFLSRRFTNLKKTCPEGWQKFESSWYFLSSETKTWKESRQDCLERGADLVIINSDKEQTFLFNLKKRVWIGLTDSVKEGTWKWVDGTPLTTR, from the exons ATGAGGAGAGTGAAGACTGAGACCAATCGCTCAA GACCTGAGGATTCAGGGAGAAGACTCTACAGGATGGTTGCTGTGAGCTTTGGGATGCTCTGTGTTCTACAAGTCACTCTCAACATCTCCTTGAGACTAGTCT ACAACAGATGCTTCAAATAttctgaagagagagaccagctacagaccagttacaacaacctgacgaaagagagagaccagctacagactgagagagattttCTTAGCAGGAGGTTTACCAATCTCA AAAAAACTTGTCCTGAAGGCTGGCAGAAGTTTGAATCCAGTTGGTACTTCCTGTCTTCTGAGACTAAAACCTGGAaagagagcagacaggactgtctggagagaggagcagacctggtgatcataaacagtgataaggaacag ACCtttctcttcaacctcaagaagagagtctggattggtctgactgactctgttaaGGAGGGGACCTGGAAATGGGTGGACGGCACCCCACTGACCACAAGGTGA
- the LOC139402869 gene encoding CD209 antigen-like protein C, whose translation MDRKHSKLLEMSEAIYAEPDMTKKVKFNRGEMEERIVDIYVSADTLRDGETSTKREETADAAPNNGPGDQHSVHVQWWKGPSGVAAVCLGLLCVLLLAGIIGLSVQYRNVSTNSSIERDQLQNSYNTITKERDQLQTSANNLTKERDQLQTERDVLSGWLNNCKQTCPEGWQKFESSWYFLSTETKTWKESREDCLERGADLVIINSDKEQTFLFNLKKRVWIGLTDSVKEGTWKWVDGTPLTTRYWYDPQPDNAGPTGEEDCVEIHTDQSPLKAWNDLSCDMKLKWICEKVAQHHHDNIL comes from the exons ATGGACAGAAAACACAGTAAGTTGTTGGAGATGTCTGAGGCCATCTATGCTGAGCCAGATATGACCAAGAAGGTCAAGTTTAacagaggtgagatggaggagaggattgtTGATATCTACGTCAGTGCAGACACCCTGAGAGACGGTGAGACCAGcaccaagagagaagagacagcagacGCTGCTCCTAATAATGGACCAGGAGACCagcactcag tacatgttcagtggtggaagggaccctctggagttgctgcagtgtgtctggggctgctgtgtgttctcctactggctgggatcataggcctgtctGTCCAAT ACAGAAACGTCTCAACGAACTCatccatagagagagaccagcttcAGAACAGTTACAACACCataactaaagagagagaccagctgcaGACCAGCgccaacaacctgactaaagagagagaccagctacagactgagagagatgttcttagcGGGTGGCTTAACAATTGCA AACAAACCTGCCCTGAAGGCTGGCAGAAGTTTGAATCAagttggtacttcctgtctactgAGACTAAAACCtggaaggagagcagagaggactgtctggagagaggagcagacctggtgATCATAAACAGTGATAAGGAACAg ACTtttctcttcaacctcaagaagagagtctggattggtctgactgactctgttaaGGAGGGGACCTGGAAATGGGTGGACGGCACCCCACTGACCACAAG gtactggtatgaCCCACAGCCTGATAATGCAGGTCCTACAGGGgaggaggactgtgttgagaTACACACAGATCAGAGTCCTCTGAAGGCATGGAATGACTTGTCATGTGACATGAAACTCAAATGGATTTGTGAGAAAGTGGCTCAACATCACCATGACAATATACTGTAA